Genomic DNA from Nitrospinota bacterium:
AATCCATTCTTCCCTTGCCAGTTTTCCCGTTACCGTTTACTCTTTTCATGTGACCTCCTTGCTTTCCGTTGTTTTCGTTCAAAAACATGGTAGCAGGTGAGGTCATACCTTCGTTTCAACTAAGTTTAGGACACTTTCGCTTCACGGATCTCGTGGAAACGGACAGCGCGCAAAAGACGTATGACCTGATCCTCGCCAACATGGGCCTTCCCGGAAAGAATACGGGCGTTGTTTTCTTCGATATGGCGGCCACCCAGAACCCGGGCCTTAGCCTGGACAAGAAGCTCCGGCGCAACGATAAAACGCATGACATCATCATAATCGCTTTTTCCGACCCGCGGGACCGCCGACAGGCGTCCTTGGCGGCGCAGACGGAAGCGGACGAGATAGTGCCAAAACCATTCTCCCCCTCCACCGTCCAGAACAAGCTTATGGAGGTGATGACCCGCAAGCTGGCGGACATACGCAAAGAGGTGGACGGCTATCTGTACAAGGTGGACCTGGCCATCGAAACACCTGAAACCAGCATCACCCAAAAGAAAAAGGCGGAATTTTTCGCGGGCGGGATTTTGAAACTGGCGGAACTTGCGCCATGGAGCCACCTGCCGGTGCTCGACCTTGGCAAGACGCTGTACAAATTCCGCATGTACACCGAGGCGGAGAAGATGGCCCGGAAAGTGATTTCCGTGGACTTCGGCTCGGCGGAAGCGCACCAGTTGCTTTCGCAGGCGCTAAAGGCGCTTGGCAAGATTCCCCAGTCCATAAAGGAACTGGAGCTTGCGTTGGCGCAAAAACCGAACTCCGCTGAACTGAAGCTTAAGCTCGGCGAAGCGTACCTCAAGGACGGCAAGCCTGAAAAGTCCATCCCGCTGCTTTCGCAGGCCGCGCAACATTTTGCCTCCCGCTTGGACAGCGAAAAAGAGGCCCGTGGACGCAACTTCCTTGGCCAGGCCAAGTTCGAGAAGGGCGAAGCGGCAAGCGACGGGGAGATGATAAACGACGGGATCGAGGACCTGGACAGGGCCACCAGGCTGGATCCGGGGCTTATTTCCGCCTATTACAACCTTGTGGTGGCGTACCAGAAGACCAACCGGCCCGCGGAGGCATACAAGGTGTTCGAGCGGATACAGTCCGTAGAACCGAGGGACGCGGAGGGCTGGGTGGAAATGGGAAAGACCTACCTGATGCGCCATGAGCCTGAAAAAGGGGTGTTCGCGTTCAAAAAAGCGGATTCGATGGGTGAAGGCAAATTTGAAATCTACGAGGAGGCAGCCACGGCCCTTTACCGGCACAAGCTGTACAAGGACGCGCTGGCCTATCTTGCTAAAGCCAAGCGGATCAATCCATCGGACAAATACGCTTACAACCTGTGCGGTGTGATATACCGGATCCTTGGCGAGCGGTTCGCCGCGGTGGACGAATATAAAATGGCCGCAAGCCTGGATCCCAGCGACGCGGCGATAATCTTCAACCTTGGCGTGGCCTATTTCAAGACAAGCCAGGAGGACCTTAGCCTGGAGTATTTCAGAAAGGCCAAGGAGCTCGATCCGAACCTGACCGAAGCGGACAAGTATCTTGATATCCTGGAGGCTGGACAGGAATAGCTTTTCCTTTTCAGCGTCTGAACATAAAGGCGGATCCGTAAATGGCCATCATCTCCGCCTCGCGCCGGACAGACATTCCCGCGTTCCACGGCGCATGGTTCATGGACAAAATCGGCAGGGGCTTTTGCCATGTGGCAAACCCGTTCAACGGCAAGGTGGAGAAAGTCCTTCTTGGACTGGGCGACGTGGACGCTTTCGTGTTCTGGTCGCGCAACTATGCGCCGATGCTCCGCAATCTTGAACGGCTGCGCGCCATGGGCCACCGTTTCTATTGCCAGTTCACCATAAACTGTTATCCGAGGTTTATCGATCCGGCGGCTCCTTCGCTTGCCAAGGCGGCCCGCACCGCCCATGCGCTTTGCCGGATGTTCGGCCCGGACACGGTGGTGTGGAGATACGATCCAGTGATGCTTACGTCCGGCGCCACATTCAAGTGGCATGAGCGCAATTACGCCGCCATTTCAAAAGCGCTGGAGGGGGCGGCGGACACTTGCGTGATATCGTTCATCGACTGGTACCGGAAACTGGACAGGAACCTGCTCCCGGCGCTTGATGCGGGCGGAGCGCAATTGCTTGATCCATCTCTGGATGAACTCAAAAGCCTTGCTTTGTCATTTGCCGGGACAGCGAAAAGTCATGGAATGCGGCTTGAGACTTGTTGCGAGCCGGATTTTGATCTGCCGCAAACGTCCTGCATAGACCGCAAACGATTGAGAGCCGTCACGGGAAAGGACTTTACCGATTTGAAGCTCCATCCCACGCGAAAAGGCTGCAATTGCGCCGTGTCAAAGGACATCGGGGCGTATGACACTTGTGTGATGGGATGCGCCTATTGCTATGCGAACAGGTCGCGCAAATCAAGCTTCAGGAATCTTAAGGAAATCCACACAGGCGATCTTTCCTTGTAACGCACATCTTAAGCGTCACTCTTTCCTCACCTCGCACAGCAATCCCCGCAGGCGGCACGCTCCAAAGGCCGGGTCATACGGGGGCTGGTCCGTGGTAAGGATATTGGCGTTGGATTCAAAGATTCCCCCCAGCGGATCGTCCGCCAGTTCCGGGAACCACCATCCATGCTCCACGTTCACAACATCGGGCCGTATATCATCCGTGACGGCCGCTTTCATCCTGATCTCACCGCGCGGCGAGGCGATAATCACCCAGTCTCCATCGGTTATACCCCTCGCCGCCGCCGCCTGCGGGCTCATCCGCGCAAGGGGATCGGGATGTTGCTTTCGCAGGCTTTCCACCTGCCTGCCGTCACTATGGAAAAACTCCCGCGTCCTGGCGCCGGTGACAAGGATCAGCGGATAACTCGCCGCCACGTCCGGGGAGGCTTCCGGGCTTTCTGGAGGCTCTTCATAAAATGGAAGATGATCGTAACCCATGCGCTTTAAAGCCGGGCAGGAAAGCTCCACTTTTCGCGAGGGGGTCCGAAAACCCTTCTCCTCGTATTTGCGGTATTTTATCGCGGGCGCCAGATACGGCCCGTTTTTCACAAGTTCGTTGAAAGTCATGCCGGTTGGCGCCAGTTGATGGTCGAATATCTGGCGGTATGTCATGCCGCATCCCGGCAGATCGAGCCGCTTCATAAGCTCATCCATTATCCATTCGTCCTGCATCGCCTCGCCTGTCTGCGTGATCTTAGGATGGGCGTACGCAAAGGTTTCCGCCACCAGCGGCATGCCGTTCAAATGTTCGATCTCTGTCCAGAACGCCGCCGGAAGCACATAGTCCGAAAGCGCCGCCGACGGGGTCATGAAAAGGTCCGTTGTCACAAGAAGCTCAAGCTTCATCAACGCGTCATAAACGCCACGGGTGTTGGCCACGGTGGCCATCGGATTGTTGCCGAACAACATCAGCGACTTCACCGGATAGGGGTTCCCCGTCCGCATGGCGTTAAACAGGCCGGGGATATGGGCGGAAGGCATGTATGCCCGCCATCCGCCAAGCAGTTTAAAGGTCTCCCCGCCGATACGCTTCTGCGCTGTCTGCTTTGGCAGTTTATCTTTAAGGGTGGGATATGGATTGAGTATGTTCATCCCCAGCAAGTCGCCGCCGGGCACATCCAGGTTTCCAGTGATGGCGCGCAGTATAGCGATTGCGCGCACGGTCTGGAGCGAGTTGGCGTTCTGCTCGATGCCCAGCCCCCATTCGATCACCCCCGGCTTTATGGTTGCGTAGGCTGTGGCCACTTTTGCGATATCTTCGGCGGAGACCCCGGTGATCTTTTCCGCCCATTCGGGGGTCATGTCCGCCACGCGGCCGCAAAGCTCGTCGAATCCCGAGCACCATTTGGAGACGAATTGCGCGTCGTGCAATTTGTCCCGGATGATCACATGGATCATCGCCAGCGCCAGCGCCGCGTCCGTGCCGGGGCGCACGGCAAGCCACGTTCCGCATTTTTTGCCCGTTTCGGAGCGCTGAGGATCTATCGCCACCGTGACGCATCCATCCCCCATGCCCCGTTGCACGGCCGGGGCCAACTCGCCGTCGGCGCTTGTGACAAGGGGATTGTGCGCCCAGAAAATTATCATCGCAGGTTTCGTGGCGCCGTAATAGTCCGGCGTCACAAAGCCGCCGTAGGTCATGTTGCTCACGGTTATCCGGGGTATGAAGCATTGGGCCAGCCCCGGTTCATACCAGTTGGGAGTCCCCAGCGCGTTGGCGAACCTGACGGTGTGCATGTAGTGGTGGCGGCCGGTCCCCTGCCCGATGGCCAGTGATTCGGCCCCCCATTGGCCTTTGATCCGGCCAAGCCTGTCGGCGATTTCGTCCAGCGCGGTTTCCCACGAGACCTGTTTCCATTTCCCCTCCCCCCTGGCTCCGGACCTTTTAAGCGGTGTTTTGAGGCGGGCGGGATGGTTGGCCATTTCCGCCGAGTGCACCCCCTTGACGCAAAGCCAGCCCCGGCTTATGGGGGATGAAGGGTCCCCCTTTATTTTTTCAACGGCCCCGTCCTTCACATGGACGATCACGCCGCATCCACCGTGGCAGGATCGGCAGACGCTTTTGACCTGAAGCATTACGACGGGGCGCCGGGCAGGCGGCCTTCAAGGAAGGGGACTTCGAACACCTTTTCATGGAAAATCGGGCCGTGGCCGAAATAGCCTCCTTCACCGAAAAGCTCTCCAT
This window encodes:
- a CDS encoding tetratricopeptide repeat protein, with translation METDSAQKTYDLILANMGLPGKNTGVVFFDMAATQNPGLSLDKKLRRNDKTHDIIIIAFSDPRDRRQASLAAQTEADEIVPKPFSPSTVQNKLMEVMTRKLADIRKEVDGYLYKVDLAIETPETSITQKKKAEFFAGGILKLAELAPWSHLPVLDLGKTLYKFRMYTEAEKMARKVISVDFGSAEAHQLLSQALKALGKIPQSIKELELALAQKPNSAELKLKLGEAYLKDGKPEKSIPLLSQAAQHFASRLDSEKEARGRNFLGQAKFEKGEAASDGEMINDGIEDLDRATRLDPGLISAYYNLVVAYQKTNRPAEAYKVFERIQSVEPRDAEGWVEMGKTYLMRHEPEKGVFAFKKADSMGEGKFEIYEEAATALYRHKLYKDALAYLAKAKRINPSDKYAYNLCGVIYRILGERFAAVDEYKMAASLDPSDAAIIFNLGVAYFKTSQEDLSLEYFRKAKELDPNLTEADKYLDILEAGQE
- a CDS encoding DUF1848 domain-containing protein, with protein sequence MAIISASRRTDIPAFHGAWFMDKIGRGFCHVANPFNGKVEKVLLGLGDVDAFVFWSRNYAPMLRNLERLRAMGHRFYCQFTINCYPRFIDPAAPSLAKAARTAHALCRMFGPDTVVWRYDPVMLTSGATFKWHERNYAAISKALEGAADTCVISFIDWYRKLDRNLLPALDAGGAQLLDPSLDELKSLALSFAGTAKSHGMRLETCCEPDFDLPQTSCIDRKRLRAVTGKDFTDLKLHPTRKGCNCAVSKDIGAYDTCVMGCAYCYANRSRKSSFRNLKEIHTGDLSL
- a CDS encoding molybdopterin-dependent oxidoreductase, which translates into the protein MLQVKSVCRSCHGGCGVIVHVKDGAVEKIKGDPSSPISRGWLCVKGVHSAEMANHPARLKTPLKRSGARGEGKWKQVSWETALDEIADRLGRIKGQWGAESLAIGQGTGRHHYMHTVRFANALGTPNWYEPGLAQCFIPRITVSNMTYGGFVTPDYYGATKPAMIIFWAHNPLVTSADGELAPAVQRGMGDGCVTVAIDPQRSETGKKCGTWLAVRPGTDAALALAMIHVIIRDKLHDAQFVSKWCSGFDELCGRVADMTPEWAEKITGVSAEDIAKVATAYATIKPGVIEWGLGIEQNANSLQTVRAIAILRAITGNLDVPGGDLLGMNILNPYPTLKDKLPKQTAQKRIGGETFKLLGGWRAYMPSAHIPGLFNAMRTGNPYPVKSLMLFGNNPMATVANTRGVYDALMKLELLVTTDLFMTPSAALSDYVLPAAFWTEIEHLNGMPLVAETFAYAHPKITQTGEAMQDEWIMDELMKRLDLPGCGMTYRQIFDHQLAPTGMTFNELVKNGPYLAPAIKYRKYEEKGFRTPSRKVELSCPALKRMGYDHLPFYEEPPESPEASPDVAASYPLILVTGARTREFFHSDGRQVESLRKQHPDPLARMSPQAAAARGITDGDWVIIASPRGEIRMKAAVTDDIRPDVVNVEHGWWFPELADDPLGGIFESNANILTTDQPPYDPAFGACRLRGLLCEVRKE